The genomic DNA TGTTGAGGTTGGCGCGGACCACACCGGTCAGCGGCTTGCCGTCGTGCACCGACTTGGACAGGTTGTACACCGCGCCGGCCACGTCCTTCATCGCCGAGGTGAGGATGGAGTTCTTGTACTTGGCCAGCGCGTCCTGCTTGTACTGGTCGGAGTCGACACCGATCGCCCACACCTTGTGCTCGGCGGCGGCCTGGATGACGCCCTGACCGGACAGGCCCGCGGCGGCGTAGACGACGTCGGCCTTGGCGCCGATCTGGCCCTCGGCCGCGGCCTCGCCCTTGTCCGGGCTGGAGAACCCGCCCTCGGCGGCGGTCTCGGTCAGGTACTGCGACTTGACCGTGACACCCTTCTTGGTGTCCTTGACGCCCTGCGCGAAGCCCGCCTCGAACTTGTGGATCAGCGGGACGTCCACGCCGCCGATGAAGCCGACGACGTTCGACTTGGTGGTCTTGGCGGCGGTGACGCCGGCGAGGTAGGAGGCCTCCTCCTCGTGGAAGACGAGGTCCGCGACGTTGTCCGCCTTGACCTGCTCGTCGTCGATGATGCCGAAGGTGGTCTTCGGGTACTTCGCGGCGGCTTCCTTGACGGCGGGGGCGTAGGCGAAGCCGACACCGATGACCGGGTTGTAGCCGGCCTTGGCGAGCTGCTCCAGACGCTGGACCTTGTCGGCGTTCGACTCGCCGTCCTGCGGCTCGATGTCCCGGCCGCCGATCTTGAACTCCTTCTCGGCCTTCTCGAATCCGGCGTACGCGGCGTCGTTGAAGGACTGGTCGCCTTTGCCGCCGATGTCGTACGCGAGACCGATGCCCTTGCCGGTGTAGCCGGACGAGCTCTTGTCCGAACCGCTGTCGGCCTCGTTGCTGGACTTACCGCAACCGGCTGCCGCGAGGGCGACGACCGCGACGGTCACCGCGGCTCGGGAGAATCTCGTCCTCCGAGATATCAGACGCACAGCTAGCACCCTTCGTCCCCACGGCCCGTCACCGGTCCGCATCCCCAAATGCGCCGCGACCGCAGCGATTTCGGCGCACAGTAACGCGCGTAGAAGGGGAGAGGAACGGGGTTTCTCGTGGCCGTTATCGATTCGTGCCGACACCGGGTTACGTTTGCGCGCCGGTGGTTACGGCGGGGTGACGCAAGCGGACGAAGGGGTACCGAAGGGGGCACCCCTCAGCCTCTCCGCCTTACCGTGCGGCGTCCAGGAGGGCGGCCGCGGTGAAGAGCTCGACGCCGACCGTGATGGCGTGCTCGTCCACGTCGAAGTCGCCCTGGTGGAGATCACGGACGACGCGCTCGCCCGGCTTGCGGACGCCCAGGCGGGCCATGGCGCCGGGCACGTGCTCCAGATACCAGGAGAAGTCCTCGCCGCCGAGGCTCTGCTCGGTGTCCTCGACGGAGTCCGGGCCGCGGCGGGCGGTCATGGCGTCGTGCAGCAGGTCGGAGACGGCCGGGTCGTTGACGACCGGGGGCACCCCGCGGACGTAGTTGATCTCGGTCTTGGCGCGGTAGAGACCGGCGATCTCGTCGATGGCCGCGTGCACGAGGTCGGGTGCCGCCCGCCAGGCGTTGAGGTCCAGGCAGCGCACGGTCCCGGACAGCTCCGCGCGCTGCGGGATGACGTTGCAGGCGTGGCCGGACTCGATACGTCCCCAGGTCAGCGCGAGTCCGCTGCGCGCGTCGACGCGCCGGGCGACCAGGGCCGGCACATCGGTGGCGACGCGGGCGGCGGCGGTGACGAGGTCGGTGGTGAGGTGGGGGCGCGCGGTGTGGCCGCCGGGGCCGTTGAGCGCCACTTCGAGCCGGTCGCAGGCGGAGGTGATGGGGCCGTGCCGCAGCCCGATGCGCCCGGCGTCGACCCGGGGGTCGCAGTGCACGCCGATGATCCGCCCCACACCCTCCAGCGCACCCGACGCGATGGCGTCGACCGCGCCTCCGGGCAGGACCTCCTCGGCGGGCTGGAAGATCAGCCGCACGGGGTACGGGAGACGCCCCTGGCTGTGCAGCTCGGCGAGGACGAGCCCGGCGCCGAGGACCACGGTGGTGTGGACGTCGTGGCCGCAGGCGTGGGCGCGGTCCGGCACCGTGGAGCGGTACGCGCAGTCGACCTTGGCGTCCGGGATGGGGAGGGCGTCGATGTCGGCGCGCAGGGCGAGCATGGGCCTCGGGCCGGCGTCGGCGGCCTGCGCCCCGTCGCCGGTCTCGGCGGTGTTCCCGATGTCACAGATGAGCCCGGTCCCGGTGTCGAGCACGCGGGGGTGGAGGTCGGCCTTCTCCAGGCGTGCCTTGAGGGCCGCGGTGGTGCGGAACTCCTGGTTGCCGAGCTCCGGGTGCATGTGCACGTCGCGGCGGAACGCCACGAGTTCGGCGCGCAGTGCCTCGGGCAGCGCGCCGGGGAGCTCTGCGTCCCCGGGGAAATCGGCCTCGGACTCTCGGGACATCAGTTGGTTCACCCTTTGAAGGGTAGGGCGACGGTGCGGCCACGCGACCCACGATCAACAAAACTTCAGCCCGTTAGGGGAAGAAAACTGGCCGCCCGACGCATACATATCGGTCGGGATGGGTAAGCTCGCCCGCCTTTCCGGACGACGGATCGTGGTCCGGTGTGGTGGCCGGGCTCGTGATCCACGCCGCCGGGGCTGCCGGCGGAACCCATGGGAAGGCCCGGGGTGCCCGAGCGCGTCCGTCGGGGAAACGCTCGGAGTGCCTGAGCCCATTCCCCGCGCTCTACGGTCCCACAAATGGCGGTGGCGGGTTTCCCGACGCACGCACGCGCGTCGGACGGACGGCCGCCCGGAAAGGGGCACCCACCCCTACGCCATGCGCACCGCCGACAGCCGGTGCACGTCCCGCGCCGTCCCCGTCACCCCCGACAGGAACCCCTGTGCCCGCGGTGACGCGTTCTCCGTCAGCCATGTCGGGTCGATGTCGCAGACCGCGACGCGGACCTCCGTGCCGGCCAGCGCCAGCGGCAGCGTGTGGACCACCGTCGAGGGGAAGCTCAGGATCGTACGGCCGATCGGGCCACGGCGGGCGATCAGCTCCAGGGGAAGGTCGGGGCGGACGATCTCCAGGCCTGTCTCCGCGGCCAGTCGGCGGAGTTTGTCCGTGCTCTCGCGGCGG from Streptomyces avermitilis MA-4680 = NBRC 14893 includes the following:
- a CDS encoding BMP family lipoprotein, whose amino-acid sequence is MTVAVVALAAAGCGKSSNEADSGSDKSSSGYTGKGIGLAYDIGGKGDQSFNDAAYAGFEKAEKEFKIGGRDIEPQDGESNADKVQRLEQLAKAGYNPVIGVGFAYAPAVKEAAAKYPKTTFGIIDDEQVKADNVADLVFHEEEASYLAGVTAAKTTKSNVVGFIGGVDVPLIHKFEAGFAQGVKDTKKGVTVKSQYLTETAAEGGFSSPDKGEAAAEGQIGAKADVVYAAAGLSGQGVIQAAAEHKVWAIGVDSDQYKQDALAKYKNSILTSAMKDVAGAVYNLSKSVHDGKPLTGVVRANLNTGGVGLADSNPTFKDITDLHAALNKAKADIMDGPASMHTR
- a CDS encoding amidohydrolase; the encoded protein is MSRESEADFPGDAELPGALPEALRAELVAFRRDVHMHPELGNQEFRTTAALKARLEKADLHPRVLDTGTGLICDIGNTAETGDGAQAADAGPRPMLALRADIDALPIPDAKVDCAYRSTVPDRAHACGHDVHTTVVLGAGLVLAELHSQGRLPYPVRLIFQPAEEVLPGGAVDAIASGALEGVGRIIGVHCDPRVDAGRIGLRHGPITSACDRLEVALNGPGGHTARPHLTTDLVTAAARVATDVPALVARRVDARSGLALTWGRIESGHACNVIPQRAELSGTVRCLDLNAWRAAPDLVHAAIDEIAGLYRAKTEINYVRGVPPVVNDPAVSDLLHDAMTARRGPDSVEDTEQSLGGEDFSWYLEHVPGAMARLGVRKPGERVVRDLHQGDFDVDEHAITVGVELFTAAALLDAAR